From Staphylococcus sp. M0911, a single genomic window includes:
- a CDS encoding aldehyde dehydrogenase family protein, protein MRHFTKQYINGEWVDSASGETIEVINPATEEVIGSVAKGNEEDVNKAVEAADNVYLDFRHSTVEYRRDLLDKIVKEYENRKEDIVQAITDELGAPLSVSEKVHYQMGLNHFTAARDALDSFEFEEQRGDDLVLKEAIGVAGLVTPWNFPTNQTSLKLAAAFAAGSAVVLKPSEETPFAAVILAEIFDKVGVPKGVFNLVNGDGEGVGNPLSEHPKVRMMSFTGSGPTGSKIMEKAAKDFKKVSLELGGKSPYIVLDDVDIEEAAKATTGKVVNNTGQVCTAGTRVLVPNSIKEDFLKAVKAQFSSVKVGDPREEGTQVGPIISKKQFDQVQSYIDKGIEEGAELFYGGPGKPEGLEKGYFARPTIFINVDNHMTIAQEEIFGPVMSVITYNDVDEAIKIANDTKYGLAGYVIGNDKDTLHKVARSIEAGTVEINEAGRKPDLPFGGYKQSGLGREWGDYGIEEFLEVKSIAGYFK, encoded by the coding sequence ATGAGACATTTCACTAAACAATATATTAATGGTGAATGGGTTGATAGTGCTAGTGGAGAAACAATAGAAGTAATTAACCCTGCAACTGAAGAGGTCATTGGTTCAGTGGCTAAAGGTAATGAAGAAGATGTTAATAAAGCAGTTGAAGCTGCAGATAATGTATATTTAGATTTCCGTCATAGTACGGTTGAATATAGAAGAGATTTACTAGATAAAATCGTTAAAGAATATGAAAATAGAAAAGAAGATATTGTACAAGCGATTACTGATGAACTTGGTGCGCCGTTATCAGTTTCTGAAAAAGTACATTATCAAATGGGACTTAATCATTTTACTGCAGCGAGAGATGCATTAGACAGTTTTGAATTTGAAGAACAACGTGGTGATGATTTAGTTCTGAAAGAAGCTATCGGCGTAGCAGGTTTAGTTACACCTTGGAATTTCCCAACTAATCAAACATCACTTAAATTAGCTGCAGCATTTGCAGCAGGAAGCGCTGTTGTCTTAAAACCATCAGAAGAAACACCGTTCGCTGCTGTTATCTTAGCTGAAATATTTGATAAAGTAGGCGTGCCTAAAGGCGTATTTAACCTTGTTAATGGTGACGGTGAAGGTGTAGGTAATCCGTTAAGTGAACATCCTAAAGTTAGAATGATGTCATTTACAGGCTCAGGTCCTACTGGTTCAAAAATTATGGAAAAAGCAGCTAAAGACTTCAAAAAAGTATCATTAGAACTTGGTGGTAAGTCACCTTATATCGTTTTAGATGATGTTGATATTGAAGAAGCGGCTAAAGCGACAACAGGTAAAGTTGTTAATAATACAGGACAAGTATGTACTGCAGGTACACGTGTATTAGTACCAAATAGTATTAAAGAAGACTTCTTAAAAGCTGTGAAAGCACAATTTAGTTCAGTCAAAGTCGGTGATCCTAGAGAAGAAGGTACACAAGTTGGACCGATTATTAGTAAAAAACAATTTGACCAAGTTCAATCATATATTGATAAAGGTATTGAAGAAGGTGCAGAATTATTTTACGGAGGTCCTGGTAAACCTGAAGGTCTAGAAAAAGGATATTTTGCTCGTCCTACTATTTTCATTAACGTTGATAATCATATGACTATTGCTCAAGAAGAAATTTTTGGTCCTGTTATGTCAGTGATCACTTATAATGATGTAGACGAAGCAATTAAAATAGCGAATGATACGAAATATGGTCTAGCTGGTTATGTTATTGGTAATGATAAAGACACATTACACAAAGTGGCACGTTCTATTGAAGCAGGAACAGTTGAAATTAATGAAGCTGGACGTAAACCAGATTTACCATTTGGTGGATATAAACAATCTGGATTAGGTCGTGAATGGGGCGACTACGGAATTGAAGAATTCTTAGAAGTAAAATCAATTGCAGGTTATTTCAAATAA
- a CDS encoding GNAT family N-acetyltransferase yields the protein MNIKKQFEDITIQVFEEKYRTDILNFELSERQQIYSSLPKTVLKEALNDDNRVANIAKNKDGEVVGFFVLHQYYQHEGYDTPENVVYVRSLSVNERYQGHGYGTKMMMYLPQYVQALFPDFNHLFLVVDAENQAAWNVYERAGFMHTATKEEGPIGKERLYYLDLDSKHVSSLKLVENESSEEANIHLINLLKDGEKVGFIGIEQIDDRMRISGIEVNKTHRNEGIAESALRQLPTYIRKNFDNIKVLSITLYGENNELSPLCINSNFVEVEQAEDYILFEKYINY from the coding sequence ATGAATATAAAAAAGCAATTTGAAGATATAACGATTCAAGTCTTTGAAGAAAAATATCGTACGGATATATTAAATTTTGAACTAAGTGAGAGACAGCAAATCTATTCTTCATTACCTAAAACAGTTTTAAAAGAAGCACTTAATGATGACAATCGTGTTGCTAATATTGCGAAGAATAAAGATGGAGAAGTTGTGGGGTTCTTTGTATTACATCAATATTATCAACATGAAGGGTATGATACGCCTGAAAATGTCGTTTATGTACGATCATTGTCAGTTAATGAACGATACCAAGGACATGGTTATGGTACTAAAATGATGATGTATTTACCTCAATATGTACAAGCATTGTTCCCGGACTTTAATCATCTATTTTTAGTTGTTGATGCTGAGAATCAAGCAGCTTGGAACGTGTATGAACGTGCAGGTTTTATGCATACAGCTACTAAAGAAGAAGGACCAATTGGTAAAGAAAGATTGTATTATTTAGATTTAGATTCTAAACATGTGTCTTCCTTGAAACTCGTTGAGAACGAATCTTCAGAAGAAGCTAATATTCATTTAATTAACTTACTCAAGGATGGAGAAAAAGTAGGTTTTATTGGTATTGAACAGATTGATGATAGAATGCGTATTTCTGGAATTGAAGTTAATAAAACGCATCGAAATGAAGGTATAGCTGAAAGTGCATTAAGACAATTACCAACTTATATACGTAAGAACTTTGATAATATTAAGGTGTTATCTATTACTTTGTATGGAGAAAATAACGAATTAAGTCCACTGTGTATTAATAGTAACTTTGTTGAAGTAGAACAAGCAGAGGATTACATTCTATTTGAAAAATATATAAATTATTAA
- the rho gene encoding transcription termination factor Rho gives MPERERTSPQYESFHELYKNNTTKELTQKAKSLKLTNYSKLNKKELVLAIMEAQMEKDGNYYMEGILDDIQTDGYGFLRTVNYSKGEKDIYISASQIRRFEIKRGDKVTGKVRKPKDNEKYYGLLQVDFVNDQNAEEVKKRPHFQALTPLYPEERILLETEPKNYSTRIMDLVTPIGLGQRGLIVAPPKAGKTSLLKEIANAIITNKPEAKLFVLLVGERPEEVTDIERSVESAEVVHSTFDEPPQHHVKVAELLLERAKRLVEIGEDVIILMDSITRLARAYNLVIPPSGRTLSGGLDPASLHKPKAFFGAARNIEAGGSLTILATALVDTGSRMDDMIYEEFKGTGNMELHLDRKLSERRIFPAIDIGRSSTRKEELLISKAELDTLWQLRNLFTDSTDFTERFIRKLKRSKNNKDFFEQLQKSAEESTKTGKPII, from the coding sequence ATGCCTGAACGAGAACGAACTTCTCCTCAATATGAATCTTTCCACGAACTATACAAAAACAACACTACTAAAGAACTCACTCAGAAAGCTAAATCTTTAAAATTAACTAATTATAGTAAATTGAATAAGAAAGAACTTGTATTAGCTATCATGGAAGCTCAAATGGAGAAAGATGGCAATTATTATATGGAGGGTATTTTAGATGATATCCAAACCGATGGTTATGGTTTCTTAAGAACTGTTAATTATTCTAAGGGTGAAAAAGACATCTATATTTCAGCAAGTCAAATTCGTCGATTTGAAATTAAAAGAGGCGATAAAGTAACAGGTAAAGTTCGTAAACCTAAAGATAATGAGAAATACTATGGATTACTACAAGTGGACTTTGTTAACGATCAAAATGCTGAAGAAGTAAAAAAACGTCCTCACTTCCAAGCGTTGACGCCTTTGTATCCAGAAGAACGAATTTTACTTGAAACTGAACCAAAAAATTATTCAACACGAATCATGGATTTAGTAACTCCTATTGGCTTAGGACAACGTGGGCTCATTGTTGCGCCACCTAAAGCGGGTAAAACATCATTACTTAAAGAAATTGCTAATGCAATTATTACCAATAAACCAGAAGCCAAATTATTTGTCTTGTTAGTTGGTGAGAGACCTGAAGAAGTAACTGATATAGAACGTTCAGTTGAATCAGCTGAAGTTGTACATTCAACGTTTGATGAACCACCACAACATCACGTGAAAGTTGCAGAATTATTATTAGAGAGAGCTAAACGCCTTGTAGAAATAGGGGAAGATGTCATTATATTAATGGACTCAATTACTCGATTAGCTCGAGCTTATAACTTAGTCATTCCACCAAGTGGCCGTACGCTTTCTGGTGGTCTTGATCCAGCATCTCTGCATAAACCAAAAGCCTTTTTCGGTGCAGCCCGAAATATAGAAGCGGGTGGTAGTTTAACTATCTTAGCTACAGCTTTAGTAGATACAGGCTCAAGAATGGACGATATGATTTATGAAGAATTCAAAGGTACAGGTAATATGGAGCTTCACTTAGATCGTAAACTATCTGAACGACGTATCTTCCCAGCTATAGACATTGGTCGAAGTTCTACACGTAAAGAAGAACTGTTAATTAGCAAGGCAGAGTTAGATACATTATGGCAACTTCGTAATCTATTCACGGATTCTACGGATTTTACAGAGAGATTTATTCGTAAGTTAAAACGTTCAAAAAATAATAAAGATTTCTTTGAACAACTACAAAAATCAGCAGAAGAAAGCACAAAAACAGGTAAACCTATTATTTAA
- a CDS encoding UDP-N-acetylglucosamine 1-carboxyvinyltransferase encodes MAQEVIKIRGGKTLKGEVNISGAKNSAVAIIPATLLAHGQVNLDGLPQISDVETLVSLLEDLNIKTKLDGTKLDVDTTEIENAPLPNNKVESLRASYYMMGAMLGRFKKCVIGLPGGCPLGPRPIDQHIKGFKALGAEIDESSDTSMKIEAKQLKGANIFLDMVSVGATINIMLAAVHAEGQTVIENAAKEPEVVDVANFLISMGAQIKGAGTTTIKITGVDTLHGTEYQVIPDRIEAGSYMCMAAAAGEEVVINNIVPRHVEALTAKLKELGVDIELNDEKAVIRKSEPYHSVDIKTLVYPGFATDLQQPITPLLFMANGPSFVTDTIYPERFKHVEELQQMGANINKDNGTATIKPSTLNGAEVYASDLRAGACLIVAGLIAEGVTTIYNVKHIYRGYTQIVEHLKALGAEIWTETV; translated from the coding sequence ATGGCTCAAGAGGTAATCAAAATTAGAGGTGGAAAGACACTTAAAGGAGAAGTGAATATTAGTGGTGCTAAAAATAGTGCTGTAGCAATCATTCCTGCTACTTTATTAGCCCATGGACAAGTGAATTTAGATGGGTTACCACAAATCTCTGATGTAGAAACACTTGTTAGCTTATTAGAAGATTTAAATATTAAAACAAAATTAGACGGTACTAAATTAGATGTTGATACAACTGAAATTGAAAATGCACCATTACCCAATAATAAAGTTGAATCTTTAAGAGCCTCATATTATATGATGGGAGCAATGCTAGGAAGATTTAAAAAGTGTGTCATTGGGCTTCCAGGTGGTTGCCCATTAGGGCCACGTCCAATCGATCAACATATTAAAGGTTTTAAGGCATTAGGTGCAGAAATCGATGAATCTAGTGACACGTCAATGAAAATTGAAGCTAAACAATTAAAAGGAGCTAATATCTTTTTAGATATGGTGAGTGTTGGTGCTACAATTAATATTATGTTAGCTGCGGTACATGCAGAAGGACAAACTGTTATTGAAAATGCAGCAAAAGAACCTGAAGTTGTAGATGTGGCTAATTTCTTAATTAGTATGGGAGCACAAATTAAAGGTGCCGGTACAACGACAATTAAAATTACTGGCGTAGATACATTACACGGTACAGAGTATCAAGTTATACCTGACCGTATTGAAGCAGGCTCATACATGTGTATGGCGGCAGCTGCGGGAGAAGAAGTTGTCATTAATAATATAGTGCCAAGACATGTTGAAGCATTGACAGCTAAATTAAAAGAATTAGGTGTCGATATCGAATTAAACGATGAAAAAGCTGTTATTAGAAAGAGCGAACCTTATCATAGTGTTGATATTAAAACACTGGTATATCCAGGATTTGCAACAGATCTACAACAACCGATTACACCATTATTATTTATGGCAAATGGTCCATCATTTGTTACAGATACAATTTATCCTGAAAGATTCAAGCATGTTGAAGAACTACAACAAATGGGTGCTAACATTAATAAAGATAATGGCACAGCAACGATTAAACCATCCACTCTTAATGGGGCTGAAGTTTATGCGAGTGATTTAAGAGCAGGTGCATGCTTGATAGTAGCTGGTTTAATCGCGGAAGGCGTTACAACTATATACAACGTTAAACACATTTATCGTGGGTATACTCAAATTGTTGAACATTTAAAAGCGCTCGGTGCAGAAATTTGGACTGAAACAGTTTAA
- the fdaB gene encoding class IIb fructose-bisphosphate aldolase FdaB produces MPLVSMKEMLIDAKENGYAVGQYNLNNLEFTQAILEASQEENAPVILGVSEGAARYMSGFYTVVKMVEGLMHDLNITIPVAIHLDHGSSFEKCKEAIDAGFTSVMIDASHSPFEENVEITSKVVEYAHERGVSVEAELGTVGGQEDDVVADGVIYADPKECQELVEKTGIDTLAPALGSVHGPYKGEPKLGFKEMEEIGASTGLPLVLHGGTGIPTKDIQKAIPYGTAKINVNTENQIASAKAVRDVLNKDSEVYDPRKYLGLAREAIKATVKGKIKEFGTSNRAK; encoded by the coding sequence ATGCCTTTAGTTTCAATGAAAGAAATGTTAATCGATGCAAAAGAAAATGGTTATGCGGTTGGTCAATACAACTTAAATAACTTAGAATTTACACAAGCTATTTTAGAAGCTTCACAAGAAGAGAATGCACCAGTTATTTTAGGTGTTTCTGAAGGAGCTGCTCGTTACATGAGCGGATTCTATACAGTAGTTAAAATGGTTGAAGGTTTAATGCATGACTTAAACATTACAATACCAGTAGCTATCCACTTAGACCATGGTTCAAGCTTTGAAAAATGTAAAGAAGCAATTGATGCTGGATTCACTTCAGTAATGATTGACGCTTCTCACAGTCCTTTTGAAGAAAATGTTGAAATCACTTCTAAAGTGGTTGAATATGCTCACGAAAGAGGCGTTTCAGTAGAAGCTGAGTTAGGTACAGTTGGTGGTCAAGAAGACGATGTAGTAGCTGACGGTGTCATCTATGCAGATCCTAAGGAATGTCAAGAACTAGTTGAAAAAACTGGTATCGATACATTAGCGCCTGCATTAGGTTCAGTACATGGTCCTTACAAAGGTGAACCAAAATTAGGTTTCAAAGAAATGGAAGAAATTGGTGCTTCAACTGGTTTACCATTAGTATTACATGGTGGTACTGGTATCCCAACTAAAGATATCCAAAAAGCAATTCCTTATGGTACTGCTAAAATTAATGTTAACACTGAAAACCAAATTGCTTCAGCTAAAGCTGTTCGCGATGTATTAAACAAAGATTCTGAAGTTTACGATCCACGTAAATATTTAGGACTTGCTCGTGAAGCAATTAAAGCAACAGTTAAAGGTAAAATTAAAGAATTCGGTACTTCTAACCGTGCTAAATAA
- a CDS encoding thymidine kinase has translation MYETYHSGWIECITGSMFSGKSEELIRRLRRGIYAKQKVIVFKPAIDDRYHKEKVVSHNGNAIEAINISTAREILNHDISHADVIGIDEVQFFDENIVSIIQQLADQGHRVIVAGLDMDFKGEPFEPMPELLALSEHVTKLQAVCAVCGGPSSRTQRLIDGQPAKADDPIILVGANESYEPRCRAHHIVAPSENEKEEM, from the coding sequence ATGTATGAAACTTATCATTCCGGATGGATTGAATGTATTACCGGAAGTATGTTTAGTGGTAAATCAGAAGAACTTATACGTCGACTTAGACGGGGAATTTACGCTAAACAGAAAGTTATTGTTTTTAAACCAGCAATTGATGATCGCTATCATAAAGAAAAGGTAGTTTCACATAATGGCAATGCAATTGAAGCTATAAATATTTCAACAGCTAGAGAAATTTTAAATCATGACATATCTCATGCAGATGTTATCGGTATAGATGAAGTTCAATTTTTTGATGAAAATATTGTAAGTATCATACAACAACTTGCTGATCAAGGTCATCGAGTCATTGTGGCTGGATTAGATATGGACTTTAAAGGCGAACCGTTCGAGCCAATGCCTGAATTATTGGCATTAAGTGAGCATGTTACAAAATTGCAAGCTGTATGTGCGGTATGTGGAGGGCCTTCAAGTCGAACTCAAAGACTTATAGATGGTCAACCCGCTAAAGCAGATGATCCAATTATTTTAGTAGGTGCTAATGAAAGTTATGAACCAAGATGTAGAGCGCATCATATTGTAGCGCCAAGTGAAAATGAGAAGGAGGAAATGTAG
- a CDS encoding CTP synthase — translation MTKFIFVTGGVVSSLGKGITAASLGRLLKDRGLEVTIQKFDPYLNVDPGTMSPYQHGEVFVTDDGAETDLDLGHYERFIDINLNKYSNVTAGKVYSHVLKKERRGDYLGGTVQVIPHITNEIKERLLLAGESTNADVVITEIGGTTGDIESLPFLEAIRQIRSDLGRENVMYVHCTLLPYIKAAGEMKTKPTQHSVKELRGLGIQPDLIVVRTEYEMTQDLKDKIALFCDINKESVIECRDADSLYEIPLQLSKQEMDDIVIKRLQLNAKYETQLDEWQHLLDTVNSLDGKITIGLVGKYVSLQDAYLSVVESLKHAGYPFKKDVVVKWIDSSLVTDENVASYLSDVDGILVPGGFGFRASEGKISAIKYARENNVPYFGICLGMQLATVEFARNVLGLEGAHSAELDPSTPHPIIDLLPEQKDIEDLGGTLRLGLYPCTIKEGTLAHSIYNENNIEERHRHRYEFNNDYREQLEANGMVFSGTSPDGRLIEMVEIPEKDFFIACQFHPEFLSRPNRPQPIFKAFVEAALKHQQQ, via the coding sequence ATGACAAAGTTTATATTTGTAACAGGTGGCGTAGTTTCATCATTAGGTAAAGGGATTACTGCTGCTTCTTTAGGAAGATTATTAAAAGATAGAGGTCTTGAAGTTACGATTCAAAAATTTGATCCGTATTTAAATGTCGATCCAGGAACAATGAGTCCTTATCAACATGGTGAAGTTTTTGTAACTGATGATGGGGCTGAAACGGATTTAGATTTAGGACACTATGAACGTTTTATCGATATCAATTTAAATAAATATTCAAACGTAACTGCAGGTAAAGTATATTCACACGTCTTGAAAAAAGAGCGTCGTGGTGATTATTTAGGTGGAACAGTACAAGTTATTCCACACATCACTAATGAAATTAAAGAGCGCTTGTTATTAGCTGGTGAAAGTACTAATGCTGATGTTGTTATTACTGAAATTGGTGGTACAACAGGGGATATTGAGTCTTTACCATTCTTAGAAGCAATTCGACAAATTAGAAGTGACTTAGGTAGAGAAAATGTAATGTATGTTCACTGTACACTATTACCATATATCAAAGCAGCAGGCGAAATGAAAACTAAACCAACACAACATAGCGTTAAAGAATTACGTGGATTAGGTATCCAACCAGACCTAATTGTTGTTCGTACTGAATATGAAATGACACAAGACTTAAAAGATAAAATTGCTTTATTCTGCGATATTAATAAAGAAAGTGTTATCGAATGTCGTGACGCTGATTCATTATATGAGATTCCACTACAGTTGAGTAAACAAGAAATGGACGACATTGTTATTAAACGTCTACAATTAAACGCAAAATATGAAACACAATTAGATGAATGGCAGCATTTACTAGATACTGTAAATAGTTTAGATGGTAAGATTACCATTGGTTTAGTTGGTAAATATGTAAGCCTACAAGACGCATATTTATCTGTGGTAGAATCACTTAAACATGCAGGTTATCCATTCAAAAAAGATGTTGTAGTTAAATGGATAGATTCAAGTTTAGTAACTGATGAAAATGTTGCAAGTTACCTTTCTGATGTAGATGGTATTCTAGTGCCGGGTGGATTTGGTTTCCGTGCCAGCGAAGGTAAAATTTCAGCCATTAAATATGCGCGCGAAAATAATGTGCCATACTTTGGTATTTGTTTAGGCATGCAACTCGCTACAGTAGAATTTGCACGTAATGTCTTAGGATTAGAAGGTGCACATTCAGCTGAATTAGATCCTAGTACACCACATCCAATTATTGACTTATTACCTGAACAAAAAGATATTGAAGATTTAGGTGGTACTTTAAGATTAGGATTATATCCTTGTACAATTAAAGAAGGTACTTTAGCACATTCTATTTATAATGAAAATAATATTGAAGAAAGACATCGTCATAGATATGAATTCAACAATGATTATAGAGAGCAATTAGAGGCTAATGGAATGGTATTCTCTGGTACAAGCCCAGATGGAAGATTAATTGAAATGGTAGAGATTCCAGAGAAAGATTTCTTTATTGCATGTCAATTCCATCCAGAATTTTTATCTAGACCAAATAGACCACAACCCATTTTTAAAGCTTTTGTTGAAGCAGCTTTAAAACATCAACAACAATAA
- a CDS encoding type B 50S ribosomal protein L31 — MKQGIHPEYHKVIFLDTTTNFKFLSGSTKTSSETMEWEDGNEYPVIRLDISSDSHPFYTGRQKFAAADGRVERFNKKFGLKSNNN, encoded by the coding sequence ATGAAACAAGGAATTCATCCTGAGTATCATAAAGTTATCTTTTTAGATACTACTACAAACTTTAAATTCTTAAGTGGTTCTACTAAAACATCATCAGAAACTATGGAGTGGGAAGATGGAAATGAATACCCAGTTATTCGTTTAGACATTTCTTCTGATTCACATCCTTTCTATACAGGACGTCAAAAATTCGCTGCTGCGGATGGTCGTGTGGAACGCTTCAACAAAAAGTTTGGTCTCAAATCAAACAACAACTAA
- a CDS encoding helix-turn-helix domain-containing protein: MEVCPYLEETFKILGRSWNGLIINYLSRCEDQSAHFSDLKRDLKTITPRALSIKLTELGDWGLVEKRIVSTSPVTIIYELTEKGSSLADALKPIEEWAQNNINLESEAEPVK; the protein is encoded by the coding sequence ATGGAAGTATGTCCTTATTTAGAAGAAACTTTTAAAATATTAGGACGCAGTTGGAACGGTTTAATCATCAACTATTTATCTAGATGCGAAGACCAATCTGCACATTTTTCCGATTTGAAAAGAGACTTGAAAACAATCACGCCTCGTGCACTAAGTATTAAACTGACTGAATTAGGAGACTGGGGATTGGTTGAAAAAAGAATCGTTTCCACTAGTCCAGTAACCATTATTTATGAATTGACAGAAAAAGGAAGTTCATTAGCTGACGCTTTAAAACCAATTGAAGAATGGGCACAAAATAATATTAATCTAGAATCTGAAGCAGAACCTGTAAAATAA
- the coaW gene encoding type II pantothenate kinase: MKIGIDAGGTLIKIVQEFENKRKYHTELTINIDKVIQWLNQIEFESLSLTGGQASIIAEQLSKPTQNFVEFDAASKGLGILLKEQGHDINQYIFANVGTGTSLHYFDGQQQQRVGGIGTGGGMIQGLGYLLSQISDYKQLTDLAQKGDRDTIDLKVKHIYKDCEPPIPGDLTAANFGNVLHHLNEDFSLENKLASVVGVVGEVITTMSITVAHEHQTDNVVYIGSSFNNNPLLRKVIEDYTVLRGFNPFYIEHSAFSGAIGAIHLNDNH; the protein is encoded by the coding sequence ATGAAAATAGGAATCGATGCTGGTGGAACTTTAATTAAAATCGTTCAAGAATTCGAAAATAAACGTAAATATCACACCGAACTAACCATTAATATTGATAAAGTGATTCAGTGGTTAAACCAAATTGAATTCGAGAGTTTAAGTTTGACTGGTGGTCAAGCAAGTATTATAGCTGAACAACTATCAAAACCAACTCAAAATTTTGTTGAATTTGATGCTGCTTCAAAAGGACTAGGTATTTTACTTAAAGAACAAGGTCATGATATTAATCAATATATTTTTGCCAATGTAGGTACAGGTACTTCACTTCATTATTTTGATGGTCAACAACAACAACGTGTTGGAGGTATAGGTACTGGTGGCGGTATGATTCAAGGTCTTGGTTATTTATTAAGCCAAATTTCAGATTATAAACAATTAACAGATTTGGCTCAAAAAGGTGATAGAGATACGATTGATTTAAAAGTCAAACATATTTATAAAGATTGTGAACCCCCTATTCCTGGTGATTTAACAGCCGCAAACTTTGGTAATGTTTTACATCATTTGAATGAAGACTTTTCATTAGAGAATAAATTAGCCTCTGTTGTGGGTGTTGTGGGAGAAGTTATTACAACGATGTCTATTACAGTTGCTCATGAGCATCAAACTGATAATGTTGTTTACATCGGTTCATCATTTAACAATAATCCGTTATTACGTAAAGTAATCGAAGATTATACTGTATTAAGAGGATTCAACCCATTTTACATTGAACATAGCGCCTTTTCTGGTGCAATAGGCGCGATACATCTGAATGACAATCATTAA
- a CDS encoding DUF2529 domain-containing protein — MSKILNTQLIGILDRIEKQALDVQMGAQCLIQAIGGEGHVYIKGYDDLKFYEDFILHSHEKLKSSLPLTDLNSFEELDTTDRVFLFSPTYNEDVERDVNKLIETDIDFVLVCNHPKRDDFPEHLMHFINLSTPRPIVYTEDYDKIVQPHPIAFNYIYYDIYTQMVEMTRDLEL, encoded by the coding sequence ATGTCAAAAATACTCAATACGCAATTAATAGGTATCTTAGATAGAATTGAAAAACAAGCTTTAGATGTACAAATGGGGGCACAATGTTTAATACAAGCCATTGGTGGCGAAGGCCATGTTTATATTAAAGGATATGACGATTTGAAATTTTATGAAGACTTCATCCTACATAGTCATGAAAAGTTAAAATCAAGCTTACCTTTAACAGATTTAAACAGCTTTGAAGAATTAGATACAACAGACCGCGTATTTTTATTTTCACCTACATACAATGAAGACGTCGAACGTGACGTAAATAAACTAATAGAGACTGATATCGACTTTGTTCTTGTATGTAATCACCCTAAACGAGATGATTTTCCTGAACATTTAATGCATTTTATCAATCTATCAACGCCAAGACCTATCGTATACACTGAAGATTACGATAAGATTGTACAACCTCACCCTATTGCTTTTAACTATATCTATTATGATATTTATACTCAAATGGTTGAAATGACACGTGATTTAGAATTATAA
- the rpoE gene encoding DNA-directed RNA polymerase subunit delta, producing MKIKDYTKEMVDEKSFIDMAYTLLNEKGETMNLYDIIDEFKALGNYEYDEIENRVVQFYTDLNTDGRFLNIGENQWGIRDWYSVDDIEEKIAPTIQKFDILDDDDEEDKNLKLLGEDEADDDDDIPAVTDDQETLNDPEDEQVEDEINETDIVIDEEDEDEDDDFDDEEEEEEYQS from the coding sequence ATGAAAATTAAAGATTACACTAAAGAAATGGTAGATGAAAAATCATTTATCGATATGGCTTACACACTTCTAAATGAAAAAGGCGAAACAATGAATTTATACGATATTATTGATGAATTCAAAGCCTTAGGTAATTATGAATACGATGAAATTGAAAATCGTGTTGTTCAATTCTATACAGATTTAAATACTGATGGTCGCTTTTTAAATATCGGTGAAAACCAATGGGGAATTCGCGATTGGTATTCTGTAGATGATATTGAAGAAAAAATTGCACCAACTATTCAAAAATTTGATATTCTTGATGACGATGACGAAGAAGATAAAAACCTTAAATTATTAGGTGAAGATGAAGCGGATGACGATGATGATATTCCAGCAGTTACCGATGATCAAGAAACATTAAATGATCCTGAAGATGAACAAGTCGAAGATGAAATTAATGAAACTGATATCGTTATCGACGAAGAAGATGAAGATGAAGATGATGACTTTGATGATGAAGAAGAGGAAGAAGAATATCAAAGCTAA